The genomic interval GTTCACTTTGATTTGTACAAATCTGCTACCCAACCCCTGAGACTAAAGATCAAAATAACAGATATTTTAGCTATTAAACTCGtgtcacattttttttgcataattatCACTTTTTTTTGCGATGAGATTTTATGGGTgtaaattttgtatatacagaCATGCTAATTTATCATATCAGAGATTTTCACAgattgacctttaaccttatGATAAATAAAGGTGATGATATCACTTTCCCGTAATGCTTTGACTGTTTCTCAAATGATGTTAGCAGCGTATGTTGTGTGCATGGTGTGTTGCATTAAAAACATGGGATTCTAAATAATTTTGTGCCATGGTCTACTTATAATACGAGGCACAAATGTACACAAAGTGACAAATTTGGAGAAAAGCTTGAGAAAACGTACTGCAAGCCCTCTATGGCATTCACGTTCATAAGTTTCCATGGCACATTCTGATTATGTGAACACAATCttggtatttagatataatatatgaaagatttgatgacataattgttacatatcaacaaatctgaggaaatccctgtcattacatgaacaacGCACGAGTTGGATGGTTGGTAAAAAGTGACATGTCTTGGCTACTTTAcatggttttatgtaaagtattttatattactattaaaccaaagtaaaaaccatctaaactcagcctgtgcccctttaaagcAAGTGTATTATAGAACACAAAAGTTACATACGTATATCACTCATCAACAATCATACATGATTTGACTTCATAGCTTGATACTTGATgtatgaacagcgccctcaatgtttTATTATAAAAGGTTATAGATTCTCAGACTGCAGTCCAAATAAGACTGAGTTTAGCAAGTGTGCTACATCATTCATCAGCAATCagtgtaaaatattttataacacatGCAAGTTCCTATTTGATGGAgatagagcgccctcaacgatatAGTACGAAAGGTAGAGCTCCCTGaacaatatactagtagtacaaaAGGTTTCTGACTGCACCGAGTATTACACTGCTGAAATTGATCTTAAATAGAACAAGTGGTTCAAATTTTCCTTCTCACTGtaattgttatttcatttgtgAATTGAACGtatcaacatgtacacatacttaCTAAAAAATAACTGATCGACCAACCGACAAactcataattttttttaaaaatgtattacaattacaaacatAGAATTAACTGAGACCACCTAATAGTAACACAATAACTAATTGGCAGAAGTTATCCTTGAAGGTCAGAATGGGTTCCTTATGGAAGCAAACCCTTTCCATGTATTGAGAGCTATTTTTGGTTGACTCTAAGGTTGACTCTAAGGCCACCAATTAGTGGTCTCAGGTTAAATCAAGTCTATCAAGATGACTTCCAGGCAataatacataactttgtacatTTGGCTTATTGTATCAATACAATGGAGAAAGCTACTGTCAGTACCACATACTTTTTgaatactttgaaaatattcataaaacttTTAATAAAAGGTTTCTGTTGACACCAGTTACTTCTGACTGCAGTGTAATCATAGCCACCTATTGAGTTTACTGAATAAATCTACGCTGCCTTCAACCTGTAGTTATTTAGAATTTACCAACTCAAACAATAATTAATAGTTTTCTTTGGCACCAGTTACTATGGGATAAAAAATTTTGACTGCAGTGTAATCATAGTCAcctcatttcattcaataaatctATCTTCATTACTTGTAGTTACTCAGAATGTACTGACATAAATAACGCATCGTTGACTAGGatataaaaatagtaaaataagtTAAAAACCAAAATACATAACGTTCACAGTATATGTGATGTTGAATGATCACATGACTTGGTAAGACACACTGATTATgaaaaatgactttatttctaTCACTGGCATGTCCATGTAAAATGGAACCAAAACTGAAAATACACTTCTCAAATTGTCTCGTCACAAACCTGGTTGGTAACAAACGAAAGATCAATTCTAAATTTGTGAAATCATTGTTGTaattatattaaatgtatgttaGTCACATAGTGAAAAAGACTGAAAGATTAACCACTGTGGATGCTCCTTTATCACATTAGGTTGGAATGTATGCCATAGCTGAATATCATAGCTATGGATTAAAgcaaacttctttttttttggggggggggggggggagggggagatgCATCagataaacacaaaacaacaattttctttCTTGTCAAACATTTATCACATCTCCAGCTATACTTCAATTCCTTTAACACATAGGTTGGAATATATGTTTAGCTGGATATCTGGACTAAAAGGATggcttaaaaaaaatatgaatctGACAGAATGCTGTGTACCATACAGCAGTGGTGTTTTTACTGTATCAACCGGTATcctaaatttgacatttaaacTAGTGCACATACAGTATTTACACTAAAATGCTGAGTAATCAAGGATGCTTCCAAATGTTATTCAAACCCTTGAAGATATGGAGGTGAATATCATGTATGTAGGACGCCCTCACATGACCATATATTTCCATTATTCGGACactaattgaccaatcagaaagctcctttatgcaaataaaaaccagcatttcattttatgaaatacaacatgaacaaaaataatgtcattttcatttaaccagatttcattttttttacttactTTCCTGGGAAAGATCACATGTAAAGGGGAAACTTGATCTGTTAAGGTAAATACTATAAACTAGTTGTTTAAATATAAAGAGGATTTTGTGCTGTATTTAATTCTACAAGTTTCTTCAGTGAATTGTCTGCTTTACCATTGACCTGAAAATGAAATAGTGAAGACACTGTAAGTCATATGAATTCTTATAGAAACTAATGATATGTGGGTGACATCACATTATTATGACATCACCGTGTTGCCTTTGTTAGGTGCAGTGTTGGTATTTTAtgttacatgtgtttattttgtgatatattCTTTGGTATATTCTTTGTGTTGTTAGAGAATGTGTTCTGTACAGAGTAAGGCGATGACATTGTTATAAAACTAAGTTGAATTGGAATATGTAATGACgtaagtttatttcaagaaagtgaatatttatcaataacatATTGCCATTAAACTGTTAGCATGATAACTTAACTTTACATGTGTTGACAATCCCATAACAACAGGCCAAAAGAAAACTGCTGCAGGGCCAAACATGATAGAAGTAAGGGCCTTGAGTTGGCAAGATTGAAGACTAAATGTACATTGAATGAAGTATGTCATGTTTCGCgaatgcaaacttatttcaacAATCAAGCAAAACATGATAGACTGTAGTGTTAAACATAGGGATTGAAGTGTTTAGGGTCTGTACTGGTGTACACTAAGTTGCCCCATCATTCATGATGATAATCAAACCGGATATTATTTGATGCATACACATaagatttatttttaaaaatttaaacaaGAACTATGATATATCACAAGTGAGGTGTGATGCACTGAAAAGATATgttatagtaatgtgctatgtaTTCAGTAAGGGCAGCTGTacttaattctgtgtttctcatACCCTGACTGACCCTAAAATTCTTCAATCTggcaaaataattttaaaaacatatgccttctatggcaggattagaaaaaatCACATCGTCACTGATTGCACAATGGTGACCTAAATAAGTGCAtgtctgataaaaaaattattgtctgaaattTTGGAACTTTAGAATAAAACAAATGATTCAATTTTCCTTCTAACTTCAGACtatcaaaatatgattatgaaatgaaagtatcaccaacatgtacacatacacttactttttttttaaactgtgtTTTTTACTTTCAACTGACCGACCAACCCATCATATTTAAGGTTTTACAATGAGAAACATGGAATTAAGTACGAGCCCCTTATATATTGAAGTGGGAGGGTGATTAATTGATAGAATGTCATATTACCTTTGACACTTCTTTGAGGAGTACATTGTCTAATACTGGTAGGAATACTTTCATTGAAGCAATATCTAAATGAGCTGAGTCTAAGTATGCCATGTAAAGAACTGATGGAATGCTATGAACTTGACAAAAATTCAGAACTGTAAAGAAGAAATATATCATAGACAGAGTCAAAATCACTTGTTATCTCTCCCTGGATCTGTCATTCAGTCTCTAAAATAGAATAGATATATATACTTTGTTTCTGTGCTTTGATATTCTTTTGTAAGGACAAGAACAATACCTATATATCATACTTGTAATACATTTTGGAAAGCACACATTCTCATTGTGACAGAAACCATCTGTTTAATGCATGAGGGCATActgatttgaaaacaaaacagccATATTAgtctaataaattttaaaatattttttccaatTATGGTCAAAAATCAAGACTAAAATTGCAAAAAGTTACGAAAATTCATGATTTCTTTTGTGCACACCACAAAAgttgtaagttatgtacaaGTCTTTTAGTGACGATACCGTACCTGCTGAAGGAAGCTCTGAGACTGTATTAGGCTGTGGGAGATATGCACACACTGGTTTCTCTGTGAACACACTACTACACAGACATTTGATAAAAGGTATTGTTTGGTTCTGTTCTAAGGCTTTGTACTCTGTGACTTGGGATGATGCTAATATGACAACACAGCTTTTCTTTATACTGGAAAATAACTGAAATATGAAAGAAGAAAACAGTCTATTAAAGAGTCCATAAAATTATTGTGACTATTCTACAAAGATTATCATTACATGTTTTCTGTGCATTGCACAATATTCAATGATTTTCTTTCCTGGTTCACTTTCATTAACAAGCTACGAATACAAACTGTATTTGAATAATATAGTAAAAGCCAATTACATATGTCTGGGTAACCAATACTAGATTGTTTATGGTTACTAGCAATGTGAGTGGCTTATCtcatagacagtggaagggAGATCTCCCCTCTTATCTAAACCTAAAATGACTACAATCTTTAATACTTTGTATCTTGTGAAGccaccagagggcgctatttataAAGGTTATTCAGTTTTCAAACCCAAAATGACTCCCAGCACTTTCAATATTTAATTCAATGACCATAAAGAACATAAAGAATCAACTCTTCTTGTAAGTACATGGCATGACTTACAGTGTTCTTGTCAAAGTAACAGCAAACAGGTTGCATGTTTCCACAACCCATAGCCTCATTAGGTAGGAAATCTGGTACAATACCAGAGGAACACAAGTAGAATTGACAATCTTGCCTTCATGAACAAAACTACATTTATATATTGGAATGCGACATTTCTGTTATCTCCCTTCTCTCACTCAACCACACCTTTTATATGAAGGGCCACAgctgaaataaatgaattaataataaaatattataactCACCTTTTCCGTCCAGTGAAATGCCTGGTCAGCTGACACCCTGGCATTACATTGACATATCACAATATCAGGTCTTCTCTTCAATCTATACACAAAGCATGTTTTATCTGTGTGTAAAGTTTGCTGAAAACTATTACTGTCTTTTGTTCTCAAACCACTCACAATAACACCAATGTGTTCATAGTCTTCACGTAATACATAGGATTGTACAAAACCTGCAATGGAAGACACAAAATTGAAGAATTCTATTTGTATAGGGGTaggaccaactcggcccattgccaactcgtcccatcgccaactcggcccacgttattgccaactcggcccattcacatgccaactcggcccatttacatgccaactcggcccattcacatgccaactcggcccatttacatgccaactcggcccacgcacgtcatgacgaaaatgtttgtgtcatttaaagccaaGGTCTTGAGTCGATGAcgtgataatatcaaatactagtaatattcatataatcaGAGAAAAAATCCTTTGCTCCAAGCACCGACATcggtatactactactacttgtaAAGACACTATGGattgacatactagtacatatacaatgtagatcgcATGAATTTACTGAAGGGGTTGAGGAACACAGGACTTATATCGATCAAATGAAACAGGAAAACATTAATTCTGTGTTCACTATACACGATGCATGCCATTTCCTAGTCGCGC from Glandiceps talaboti chromosome 3, keGlaTala1.1, whole genome shotgun sequence carries:
- the LOC144433418 gene encoding proteasome assembly chaperone 1-like: MATFFGEVLDVASRAFDADDDEDDDEKITPPSSPVLRWSPEIRNEIKQSEDSVLNCSLLLLAIGPAPTGFVQSYVLREDYEHIGVIVSGLRTKDSNSFQQTLHTDKTCFVYRLKRRPDIVICQCNARVSADQAFHWTEKLFSSIKKSCVVILASSQVTEYKALEQNQTIPFIKCLCSSVFTEKPVCAYLPQPNTVSELPSAVLNFCQVHSIPSVLYMAYLDSAHLDIASMKVFLPVLDNVLLKEVSKVNGKADNSLKKLVELNTAQNPLYI